The following nucleotide sequence is from Deinococcus sp. Marseille-Q6407.
GCCCCAGACCGTGACCATAGACCGGCTGTCTCGATATGCCACAGCAGATGCCATAGCTGCCCTATCAAGACTCTCTAAGGGGGCTAGAAAGCTCTGGGAACTCTTGCACGGTGTAGCAGTCCGGGTGGCCGCTCAAAAGGCGTACAGCCCTGCTGTCTCCCAAGTGACTTTCTCTCTGCCACAGTCCCTAATCGCAGCCGCCCTGGGATACACAGACCGCCATATCAGGAACTTACAGACAGAACTCCATACAGCAGGTCTAGTGGACTCTGGAGCGCTGGCAGCGAAAGTATCAGGGCAGAATCTCTGGGCAAGCACTCTCTGGGCTGTCAAAACCAGCACAGCAGCCACACAGCCCAAAATCCGGCCTGAAGACTGGGGACATGAGTGGCGGAACCTAGAACTCGATTACAAGCGGAAAAACACAGCTCTTGGATTTATTTCCGGTCTAGATAAAGACCTAAAGGGCAGACTAGGGGCAGACCTGCTGGCGGCTATCTCCGTTACTGGCCTGTTCAAACTACATAACTCCGTTACTTATAGAGCGGAAATAAAGCTAGGCAGCGTTCAGGACGCCATTTACAGTCTCTCGATGCTGGCAGACCCTGAGACCCCAGCAGAGCGCCGGAACCTGATTCAACAATTGGCAGGATGGGTCTCTGAAAGTTTGCACGATACGCATTCGTTTAGGTGGTGGTGTGGGCAGCTCTGGCAGCTCAGAACCTGGGCAGACATAGGGGAGATGCAAGCGAAACTGTCTCGACTGCTGGCAGACCTGGCAGAGACGGCCACAGTCAGGAACCCAGCAGCCCTGCTTAATTCCAGAATGGTCTAGAAATTCAAGCAGCTCTGCCCCCTGAAATTCCCAGCTCTTTCCGGGTTAGCTGTCGCATGTCTTGATTATTGATAGCGGCGTAAGTTGGCGTCCATAAGCTGACGGGGCAGGTGAATATAGCGGACCCGCTGCCAGGCGGTGACAAGCCTCTTTTTCAGCGCTCTGATGGAGTGGGCACAAAAGTTCCCCAACACATTGCGCTTGACGTAGGCCCACACCAACTCGATCGGGTTCAACTCTGGAGCATACGGAGGCAGAAAGATCAGAGAGAGGCGTTCGTGGGAACCCACGAACGCCTGGGTCACTTTCGCGTGATGAATTCTCGCATTGTCCAGCACCACGACGATGTTCCCCTGAACTTGGCGCAGGATGTGCCCAAAGAATCGGATGACTTCTCCACTGCGGATCGCTCTGGATGTTGTGTGCTGGAAGAATCGTCCATCTGAAGTGATCGCCCCAATCGTCGAAAGCTTCTCCCAGTTCGCTCTGAGCGTGACCAGGGGCGTGACGCCCCTGGGTGACCACGTTCGCCTTCGCACGCCTTTCAACGAGAATCCGACCTCATCCAGATAGATGATTGTGGCTCCCCCAGCGACCTTTTTTTTCCAACTCCGGGAGCACCTGTTCCCGCCAGGATGCAATCCGAAGTTCGTTCCGCTCAGCAGCCCGCCCATCTGGCATCTGTGGGCTGAACCCCAACTTTCGTAGGATTTTACGGACGTGATCATGGTGGTACCACACCTCGAAGTGCCGCCCGATCAGCTCTGCCACGCGTTTTGTCGTCCAAGTTTCGTCAGGAAACCCATGCTGCAGAGCACCCTCCCGCAGGAGGGTGCGAAGCTGGTCGTGCTGAGACTCAGTCAGCCGAGCAGGACGACCAGAGCTGACCGTCGCTTGCAAGCTTCCCTTCTTTCTGAGCCGAGCACTCCAAGAAGTCACCGTGAGCACGGAGACGCCGAAGTGAGCAGCAATTTCGCGGTGTGTGTGGCTGCCTTGCTGCAGCCACTCGGTAGCAGCCAGACGCCGCTCCTCAAGTTGGGCACGAGAATATTGGTTCGGTTGCCATTCCACGGTCCCTAGAGTTTAGCAGCGCATACTTACGCCGTTATCAATAGTTTAAGAGTCATAATAGGTTTTGGAAAATTCTTGCAGTTTTGAAAATCGCTAAATTTTACTCCCTGTGTCCTATACGTTGAGATATGCCCTAGTTAGCCTATGTCTACCTACTATCCATAGGGGGAAGGGGAGAAGGGAGAAGGGGGGGAAAGGGGAAGGAAAGAAGGAAGGAGAGAGAAGGAAGGAGAGAGAAGGGGGAGTTTTCGCCCGCAAAGGAAAATACCCTGGTAAATAATTTTATTAATGCTGAAAGTTCAAGGG
It contains:
- a CDS encoding IS630 family transposase (programmed frameshift), with protein sequence MEWQPNQYSRAQLEERRLAATEWLQQGSHTHREIAAHFGVSVLTVTSWSARLRKKGSLQATVSSGRPARLTESQHDQLRTLLREGALQHGFPDETWTTKRVAELIGRHFEVWYHHDHVRKILRKLGFSPQMPDGRAAERNELRIASWREQVLPELEKKVAGGATIIYLDEVGFSLKGVRRRTWSPRGVTPLVTLRANWEKLSTIGAITSDGRFFQHTTSRAIRSGEVIRFFGHILRQVQGNIVVVLDNARIHHAKVTQAFVGSHERLSLIFLPPYAPELNPIELVWAYVKRNVLGNFCAHSIRALKKRLVTAWQRVRYIHLPRQLMDANLRRYQ